TTTTAATATTTTTTTTGAAAGAGGATAAAATAATTTATGTTAATAGATTTGTAGAGACCCTTCTGGGATATCCAAGAGAAGAAGTAATAGGTAAGAGTTTAATAAAAGATCTTATCTGGGAGCTTGATAGACCTAAAGCAGAAGCGCATTGTAAAAAGGTTATGAAGGGGATTAGAGAAGAAGGAGTAATTTTTGCCCTTCAAGATAAATATGGAAGAATACGCAATTTTATATGGAATTGCTTTCTAACTCAGGATTGGGAGGGTGATCCTATTGTAATTTCCATTGCCTCAGATATTTCTGAATTACTTGAGCTCTCTCAAAAAATAGAAAAAATTCACAAGACCCAGACCTTTTCTGAATTTTTAAGGGGACTTGTGCATGATTTTAATAATGTTCTTCACACTATTCAAAGTTATCTGAAGGAACTTCGCTCTGCTCCGGTTAGTAAGATGGAAGGCCTTCTTTCCTCTATTGAAAAAACAATTTTTTCTTGGATTGATTTAAATAGAATATTATTGGATTATACCAAGGAAAGCCGAGAGATAAGACAGAAAAGAATTGACATAATTAATTTCTTTAAAGAAAACCTTGAAACCTTTCAACTGATTTTAGGAGACAATATTCAACTTTATCTTGATCTCGGATATTATAAGAGCCTTTTTACTCTTGGAGATTCTGCTTTCTGGCGATATATACTCTTAAATTTACTTTCCAATGCCAAAGATGCTATGGAAGGCAAAGGAGAAATATATTTGTCTATAAGCACTTATGATGATCAAATAAATAATAAAAAGTATGTGAAGTTATCGATTCGAGATACAGGCCCAGGGATTCCAGAAGATGTGCTGTCTAAGATTTTTGAGCCTTTTTTTACTACTAAGGAGAAAGGCAGTGGTCTTGGCCTTTTTCTGGTAAATCACCATATTAAAAATTTAGAAGGCTTTATAGAGGTTGAAAGTGAATTAAATAAAGGAACCACCTTTTACCTTTATGTGCCCCTTGTTTCAGAGAAACCTCTTTGTCCAGAACCCACGGAAATCTCATTGAAGGATAAAGTCATTTATCTTGTTGAGGATGAAGATGAAATTAGAGAATCCCTTAAAGTAGTATTAACAGAAAAGGGGGCTCGAGTCTTTGCTTTTGGGAAAGGAGAAGACCTTATAAATAAACTATCTTTTCTTGAGAAGCCTGATGTGGCTTTAATTGATTTAAATTTGCCTGATATGGAGGGAAGGGAGGTGGTATTTAGCCTCAATGAGGTTTTTCCTCATGTAAGGGTGATTTATATCACAGGTGATGTATTTATTTTATCCGAAATCCCTGAGGAAAGGGTCCTTTTAAAACCCTTTAAGATAGAGGATCTTTGCAGGAAAATTTCCTCTCTTTTAAATGAAGGATAAGGTTGAAGATTTTTTAAAGTTTTTAGAAGTAGAAAAAAATTATTCATCCCAGACCTTAAGGGCTTATAAAGTTGATCTATTGCAATTTCTTGAGTTTCTTAATCAGTCTAAGCAGACTCTCCAAGATGTAAGCCCCTTTATCTTAAAAATTTATATATTGGAATTAAAGAAAAAGGGACTTAAGGCCTCAAGTCTTACAAGAAAAATAAGTGCCCTTAAGAGTTTCTTTAAATTTCTATCTCAAAGGGGTGAGGTTAATAAGACTTTTTTCTTAAAGATAAATACTGGTAGAGTCAGAAGCCCTTTGCCTGAAGTGCCTTTTGAAGAGGAACTCAACCAAATGCTTGACAGTCTTGAAGGAGAAGATTTTGTCAGGCTTAGAACGAGGGCTATTCTTGAGCTCCTTTATGCAACAGGACTTAGAGTTTCTGAGGCTTCCAGCCTAAGACTTGAAGACTTATCCCTTGCTTCTTGTCTTCTCAGAGCCAAAGGTAAAGGTGGAAAGGAAAGGGTGCTTCCTATTGGAAAAAAGGCCTTGAGTGTGCTAACTAAGTATTTAGAAAAAAGGGAGTTACTCCTTAAGAAATTAAAAAAAGAAAGTCCCTATCTTTTTATCAATCAGAGGGGTGGAAAACTCTCTGAGAGATGGATCTTTGAGCTAATTAAAAAAGAGGGAATGCGCTATGGTCTTTTCAAGCTTCATCCTCATGCCTTAAGACATGCCTTTGCCACCCACCTTCTCAATGCTGGCATGGATTTACGCTCTATTCAAGAGCTTTTAGGACATAGCTCCCTTGCAACTACCCAGAAATACACTAAGGTCCAGTATGAATATCTTCTGCAAAATTATCTCAAAGCCCATCCCCGGGCTAATTCAAAAAAATCTTCCCCTTAGACCCGTATTGCCTCATTTAATTTTCTAAAGGAAATTATTTTACCTCCCCCTCCTTTTTATGGTCAATTTTTTCCCCGATAATAATTCCCTTTTTTCTCTAAATATGCTCTCTCAAGCATTTTCTGATATATCCTTATCTTTCTTCAAAGCTTCTTTACCTTTCAACCAACTCTTTCCCTTGAAATAAGCTTTGCGAAAGAACTAAGCTTGCAAATTTAAGAGGGACGAAATAGATAGTTTTTTGTGAAGGTTAAATAGAAGGGCTAAATTGCAGGTGATTTTTTATGAGGCAACGATAAAATTTCAAATAGATTTTTAATGAGGCAATTTGAGACCTTGGAAAAGCCTTTTTTAGGAATAAAATAGAGGAAAATTTTGGGGAGGAAGAGGGAGATGCTTGAGGAATCTCAGATAATCAAAGCGCGTTATGAAAAATTGGAGAAGCTTTTGCAAATGGGAATTAATCCCTATCCAAATGATTTTAAACCTAAGGATCGGGCTAAATATATCAAAGAAAGATATGGTGAATTAAGCCCTGAGGAGCTTGAAAGACATAAGGCCCTCTTTTCTGTCGCAGGAAGAATGGTAGCTAAGAGAGAGATGGGAAAGCTAATCTTTTCCCATCTTCAAGATGAGACAGATCGCATTCAGGTTCTCTTTGCTAAAAACGAACTTTCCTCGGAGACCTTTGACTTTGTAAAAAAATTCCTTGACCTTGGCGATATTGTTGGAATTGTGGGAAGGGTGATGAAGACCAAAACTGGAGAAATTACCCTTCTTGCAAAAGAGGTGAGGCTTCTTACCAAGTCTTTGAGGCCTTTACC
This window of the Caldimicrobium thiodismutans genome carries:
- a CDS encoding ATP-binding protein, with the protein product MSDLILKALDNLDNPILILNKGTGKIVYHNSKAKSLLDEIERQGICLKMDLFQEKKILLTIDYPVPLIYFGTCKFLDDENILISFQEFRKDKPFSGFLFELLEALPVLIFFLKEDKIIYVNRFVETLLGYPREEVIGKSLIKDLIWELDRPKAEAHCKKVMKGIREEGVIFALQDKYGRIRNFIWNCFLTQDWEGDPIVISIASDISELLELSQKIEKIHKTQTFSEFLRGLVHDFNNVLHTIQSYLKELRSAPVSKMEGLLSSIEKTIFSWIDLNRILLDYTKESREIRQKRIDIINFFKENLETFQLILGDNIQLYLDLGYYKSLFTLGDSAFWRYILLNLLSNAKDAMEGKGEIYLSISTYDDQINNKKYVKLSIRDTGPGIPEDVLSKIFEPFFTTKEKGSGLGLFLVNHHIKNLEGFIEVESELNKGTTFYLYVPLVSEKPLCPEPTEISLKDKVIYLVEDEDEIRESLKVVLTEKGARVFAFGKGEDLINKLSFLEKPDVALIDLNLPDMEGREVVFSLNEVFPHVRVIYITGDVFILSEIPEERVLLKPFKIEDLCRKISSLLNEG
- the xerA gene encoding site-specific tyrosine recombinase/integron integrase, which codes for MKDKVEDFLKFLEVEKNYSSQTLRAYKVDLLQFLEFLNQSKQTLQDVSPFILKIYILELKKKGLKASSLTRKISALKSFFKFLSQRGEVNKTFFLKINTGRVRSPLPEVPFEEELNQMLDSLEGEDFVRLRTRAILELLYATGLRVSEASSLRLEDLSLASCLLRAKGKGGKERVLPIGKKALSVLTKYLEKRELLLKKLKKESPYLFINQRGGKLSERWIFELIKKEGMRYGLFKLHPHALRHAFATHLLNAGMDLRSIQELLGHSSLATTQKYTKVQYEYLLQNYLKAHPRANSKKSSP